Sequence from the Nitrospirota bacterium genome:
TTGATTTCAAGGGTGATATTTGTATAGTTCCACCAAATTCATTTGCATTAGGAAAGAGTGTAGAGTATTTCAAGATTCCACGCAATATCCTTACAATATGTCTCGGTAAGTCCAGCTATGCAAGGTGTGGTATAGTTGTAAATGTAACACCTTTTGAACCTGAATGGGAGGGATTTGTGACTATAGAGATATCCAATACCACACCCCTTCCTGCCAAGATATATGCCAATGAGGGTATTGCTCAGGTTATCTTTTTTGAGAGTGATGAGGTATGCGAGGTATCCTATGCAGACAGAAAAGGGAAGTACCAGGCACAGGCAGGGATAACACTTCCAAAGGTATAATAAATACAGTGAGGAGTGAAGAGTGAGAAGTGAAAAGAATGAGTTAAAGCCGGAAGATCGACTTATCGTTGCTCTGGATGTTGAAAGTAATGAAGATGCCACAAGACTTGTAGGATCGCTCAGAGAATATGTAAATATCTTCAAGATAGGCCACCAGCTATTTACAGTTGAAGGGCCCCGTGTAATCGAGATGATTCATAAAAAGGGATGCAGAGTATTTCTTGACCTTAAATATCACGACATACCAAATACTGTTGCAAAGGCAGGAGCAGTCGCTACCCGTATGGGGGTATTTATGTTTAATCTCCACACTCTCGGTGGAACAGAGATGATGCAGAGGTGTAAAGATGCTGTGGTTGAGACATCACTAAAACTCGGAACACAGAGACCGTTGGTTACAGGTGTGACCATACTCACGAGCATAGAGCAAGAGACATTGAATGAATTAGGTATGCCTTTATCTGTGAAGGAACAAGTTAAACATCTCTCGGCAATGGCTTACAGAGCAGGTCTTGATGGTGTTGTTGCATCACCACAGGAGGTAAGAATGATAAAGGATTATCTTGGCGAAGGATTTCTGGTAGTTACGCCTGGGATTCGTACTGGAAATCTACAATTAAAAAGAGGTAATGCTGTTGATGACCAGAAGAGAGTCATGTCTGTTAGGGATGCCATAGATGCAGGCGCTGATTATATAGTAGTCGGACGCCCTATCATAGAGGCAGACGACCCTGTAGAGGCAACAAAAAAGATACTAAAAGAGATTCTTCACCCTTCCTCGTCATTCTGAAGGAGCGTCAGCGACTGAAGAATCTATGAAAGGCAAGATAATGATAGCAAAAGAGAAGATCTTAGATATTCTTTTTGAAAATAATGCCCTACTTAAAGGACATTTTCTACTGAGTTCAGGACTTCATAGCCCTAACTACCTACAGTGTGCCCTTGTACTTCAGCATCCTGAGTATGCCGAGATGCTCTGCAGAGAGATTGCGCAATTATTCAAAGATAAAAAGATAGACCTTGTTACTGCACCTGCCCTTGGAGGTATCATAGTTGCACATGAAGTGGCAAAAGCATTAAAATGTAGGGCGATATTTGCTGAAAGAGTGGAGGGTATACTCACTCTAAGAAGGGGATTTTCTATAAAAAGTGGTGAACGTGTGCTTATAGTAGAAGATGTTATAACAACAGGAGGTTCTACAAGGGAGACAATAGATGTTGTTAAAAGAAATGGTGGGATTGTTGTTGGAGTGGGATGTCTGATAGACAGAAGTGGTGGCAATGCAGATGTCAGTGTTCCATATAAGTCATTGGTTTCTTTCCCTATACCTACATATACCCCGGAGACATGCCCCCAATGCAAAAGTGGGGGTATCCCTGTAAAACCCGGTAGCAGAGGGTAATGACATCTATTCTTCCATCTAAAAATGAATTCCTCAGGGCTGTAAGAAAAGGAAAGATATTTCCTGTTTACACTGAAATAGCCTTTGAAGAGCCAGCCACTGTATTTGAGAAAATCCATGCAGAGGGTCATTCATTCCTCCTTGAAAGTGTAAAGGGGATTAAAAAGATCGGAAGGTATTCGTTTCTCGGCGCAGAACCATACCTTATATTCAGAAATAAAGGGCGTGATACAGAGATAATATGGAAGGGGAAAAGAATTCTTACATCGAGTCCACCACTCAAAAAACTCAGGGAGTTAATGAATGATTATTTTTTAGAGCGTGTTGATGGACTTCCACCTTTTCTATGTGGTGCGGTTGGCTTTATTGGATATGACTTTGTTCATAACTTTGAGAGGCTTCCACAAACTGCACTTGATGACCTGAATCTTCCAGACGCATATTTCATCTTTGTTGATTGCATTGTTGCATTTGATCATTATGATAAAAAGGGCTGGATTATTGCAAGTCCATTAGCAAGAAAACAGGAATTTAACTATGATAATATCACAGGTATTGACTGGGAGGAATATTATGAGGAATCGAGCATACGGATAGAAAGACTCAAAGAGAAAGTTCAAGGTTCAAAAATACAGGGGTCAGGGGTCAGGGGTCAGGGGTCAGAGAAAATTATGAATATAGAGATAAACTATCACATGAAAAAAGAACAATATATGAATATAGTCAGGAGGACAAAGGAATATATTGCCGATGGAGATATTTTCCAAGCAAACCTTTCGCAGAGGTTGTCTGCTGAAACAGGGGATACAGATGCCTGGTCGCTTTACAGGATACTGCGGTCAATCAATCCATCACCTTTTGCAGCATTTCTTGATTTTGGTGAATGTACGATTGTAAGTTCATCCCCTGAAAGATTATTGAAGGTTGAGGAAAGAACGGTTGAGACCCGACCCATTGCAGGGACAAGACCAAGAGGTTTAGATGACAATGGTGATAGAAGAATGAGGGCAGAGCTTCTCATGAATGAAAAGGAAAGGGCTGAGCATATAATGCTTATTGATTTAGAGAGAAACGACCTTGGCAGAGTATGCGATTATGGGAGTATTGAAGTGGATGAATTGATGATTACGGAAGATTACTCCCATGTAATCCATATCGTCTCGAACATAAAGGGAAGACTTGCAGAGGGGAAGGATTGCTTTGATGTGATAAGGGCAGCATTTCCAGGAGGCACAATCACAGGTGTCCCAAAGGTAAGATGCATGGAGATAATTGATGAATTAGAACCAGTAACTAGAGGTCCGTATACAGGTTCAATCGGGTATATAAGCTTTACAGGCGATATGGATCTCAATATTATTATAAGAACATTTGTAATAAAGGACGGAGTTGCCTATGTTCACGCCGGTGCCGGGATAGTAGCAGACTCAGATCCAGAGAGGGAATACTATGAGACCCTTTACAAGGCAGAGGCATTGATAAAGACGATAGAGAAAGTCAGGATTAAGGAGTAAGGATTAAGGATTAGGAGTAAAGGAGATGATCATATATCTTAATGGTGAACTTGTGGAGAGAAAAGATGCTGTGGTCTCTGTCTTTGACCATGGGTTTCTTTACGGTGATGGTATATACGAGACCCTGAGAGCCTACAATGGGAGGGTATTTATGCTTGATGAACACATTGAGAGACTTTTTCGCTCTGCCTCACTCATAAAACTACATCTCCCATTATCTAAAGAGGAAATCAGCACTGCAGTGTATATTACACTCTCTGCCAATGGTCTTAAGGACGCATATATAAGGATTACGGTATCAAGAGGTATGGGTGAAATAGGGCTCGATCCAGATTTATGCCCGATCCCAACTATTGTAATAATAGCGAGAGAACTCAAAGGGTATCCAGAAGAACTCTATGAAAAGGGTATAAAGATAACTATTGTAAATGTCATGAGAAATCACAGAGATGCCCTCAATCCACAGATAAAGTCCCTTAATTTTTTAAATAACATCCTTGCAAAGATAGAGGCAAAGGATAAAGGTGCATACGAAGGGGTTATGCTTAATATAGATGGGCATCTGACAGAGGGGACAATAACCAATATATTCTTCATCAAGGATAGAAGGCTATTAACCCCCTCAATAGATGCGGGGATACTTGATGGTATAACACGGGGGATAGTTTTGAAGATAGCAAGAGAAAAAGGTATGGAGACTGTTGAGGGATTGTTTCACCCTGAAGACCTCTATACAGCAGACGAGGTATTCATCACGAACTCAACGATTGAGATACTTCCTGCGATAGTGGTTGATAACAGAAAAATCAAGGATGGGTTTCCGGGTTTAATAACCATGTGTCTGCTAAAGATCTACAGGGAAGTTGTTGCAGAAAGCCCCCTGTAGCAATCTTCGAAATGTAAGGAATTTTTTATTTTTTTAGCCACGCCATCAACCTTTCAGCTGGAAGGGTATTGAGTATATCACCCTTTTCAAGCCAACCCCTCCTTGCAACAGATACTCCACTATTCATATAATCGAGCTGATTTATGATATGGGCGTCAGTAGAGATAATCAACGGGACACCAAGTTCTTTCGCCCTCTTGCAATATGTATCGTTAAGATCCAGCCTCAACGGGTATGCATTTATCTCAAGGGTGGTGTTGTGTTTCTTTGCCTCTCTTAATATCTCCCCCATGTCTACCTCATAGGCATCCCTTTCACCTAAAAGCCTTCCAGTAGGATGAGCTATAACATCAACATGTGGATTCCTTATAGCCTTTATGATCCGTGATGTGAGTTGTTCCTTTGACTGCTTGAAGCCAGAATGGATCGCAGCCACAACTATATCAAGCCTGGCAAGGATGTCATCCGTATAGTCAAGCGATCCATCTCCTCTGATATTCACCTCTATACCGGCAAGCAGTCTAAAGCCCCTCAGCCGTTTATTTATCTCGTATATCTCACCTTTCTGCTTTATAATGTCCTCATCTGTCATACCTCTCGCTATACCTAAGGACTTGGAGTGATCTGTAATAGCAAGGTATTGATAACCCCTTTTAATCGCCCCTGCCACAAGTTCTTCAAAGGTATGCGCCCCATCACTCCACTTGCTGTGTACATGGAGGTCTCCTTTTATATCAGATAGTTCAAGTAAATCTGGTAGTCTCCTATTTTGAGCAGCCTCTATCTCACCAGTATCTTCCCTTAGCTCAGGTGGTATGTAGGGTAATCCTATTACCCTGAATATATCTTCCTCTTCTTTCCCACCGATTTTCTTCCCTGTATCCTCTCTGAATATACCATACTCATTTATCTTCAAACCTCTCTTCATAGCCATCTCTCTGACACGTATATTATGCGTCTTTGAACCCGTAAAGTAGGCAAGTGCAGCACCATAGCTGTCTTTTTCAACAACCCTCAAATCTACCTGTAAACCTTCATGTGTCACGATTGAGGACTTTGTCTGCCCATGCGCAAGAACCTCTCTTATCTGAGGGAGGTTAACAAACACCTTCATTACCCTCTCTGGGTGGTTTGATGTAGCAAGGATATCTATATCCCTTATGGTATCCTTCATTCTTCTAAGACTGCCAGCAAGAGAAATCCGTTCAACCTCTTTACACATTTTTAATCTATCGAGTATATCCAGTGCGACTGGCAGAACCCTGCCGAGAGGCTGTCGCTCCTTCCCTCTCTTTAGCATCTGAATACCACGGAGTATGTTCTCTTCTGTCTTTTCTTTTATCCCCGGCAGTCCTGCAAGCCTGTGTGATGAAGCCATCTCTTCGAGTTCTTCGATGCTCTTTATATTCAGTCTTTCATAAAAGAGCTTTGCTGTTTTCGGTCCAAGTCCTGGGACAGAAAGCATGTCAACCAGCTCGGATGGAACCTCTTTTTTGATATCTTCGTAGTATTGAAGCCTCCCTGTCGAGATTATCTCCCTTATCTTTTGTGCAAGGTCTTTACCTATACCTGGTATCTGTTCAAGCTCCCCTTCTTTCTCAGAGACCTCAGCAACATCTCTTGATAATGCCTCTATGTTTTGTGCTGCCTTCCTGTACGCCCTTATCCTGAAAGGGTTTTCACCCATTATCTCAAGCAGGTCTGCAATACCATTGAATATCTCTACAACCTCACGGTTCTTCATAGGCATAAATATAAAAATCTTTTTATTGAATAATATCATAATTTATGCGCTTTCGATAATAGGTTTGTTTATGTGGGTTTTTCAGTGTGACTGTTCCCAAAGAGAATCTATGTAGTAAAGAATTTTATTAAGTTTTATAATGTCAGAAGGATAGGTTTAACAATGCCAGATGAAAAGATAAAAGTAATTTCTTACTCTGGTTATCGGGGTGATGAATCTCCAAAGGTATTTATCCTGCATGGAGAGCGTATCAAGGTTATGGAGATTTTAAAGATGTGGACCGAGGAAAGAACAGAGAGCAGGGAAAGGAAAAGGTTTTTCAAAGTAAAAGGAAGCGATGGCTATGAATACATAATTTATTACGATGAGAAGGTGATGGAGTGGTATCTTTCCATTTGACACTGAAATTTAATCCTATATAAGATGTATCCTCTGAGAAACACTTCGAAGAGGGGAAGATAATTTTAGAATCAAGTTTTACAGGCTCGAATGTTAGATGTAATGTTACCTACCCTTTCAATAAAGCAGATATGGAGATGTCTTCATTCAAGTCTTCCCAATGGATTCCAACACCTCTACCAATAAGCCGATATCTTTTTCTCTGTTCCTCAGTTGCATCCCTTAATTTTGGAAACCACTCAAGAGGCACGCTGATTTCTCTTCCATCTATAAGACGAATATGCATCATATTGGGGTCAAACCATATAGTAGATGCCATTGCCTCAGAGGTTTTACCGACCAAAGTACTCATTCCATTAACCAGAGTAAGAAATTACTTTTAGTAACTACTAGTAACTATTAGTTACTATAATTCGTTCACTTCTTTTGCACTATACCCTACGGATTTTGTAATCTGCACAGGTTCAAGCCAGAACTTTGCATAATTGTCATCCGATTCAACAGGAATATGCATAGGTTCGTCGCCTTCATTGCTGAAGAAAAACCTAAATTTTCCAATCTTCAAAATTGTTGGCATAAATAATTATACAGAAAAATAAACCCAAAATAAATGAAAAAAGAAATAGGCTACTCTAAGGTCTTTTAACCACTCAACAGAGACATCTATAAAGGACGTTAGATAGTACTTTATCTAACGTCCTAAATTGATATTTAGTCGGTGTTTTATCTTACAACTTAGAGCATCTTTTTAAGTTCCATCGCATTCTTTACCGCATACCCGAAGGCATCGTTATTAAAATAGATATAGACATCCTTGCCTTCTTTTGACCACCTTTTTATATCCGATGCAGCCCTTTTCAATGCTTTATTGCTGTAAGATGTTGCGTAACTGCCACCTTCTCCGTGTCTTCTTATATAAACAAAATCTGCGGTTGGAGGAACCTTTACACCAAAATCAGGATAATCAGCCATACAGAAGGAGATATTGTTTTCTCTCAGCAGATCGAATATCTCCGCTGAAAACCAACTCTCCTCCCTGAACTCAAATACATTTCTCACATGGAATTCTCTTAACATCTTTATAAATTCTCCAAGCCTTTCTGTATCTGCCTTAAAAGCCGGGGACAGCTGCCATAATATAACAGAGAGTTTTTCCTTGAGGTTTACTACTCTCTCAAAAAATATCTTCAGGGCATCAGATGCATCTTTTAGCCTCTTTATATGTGTTATAAACCTGCTACCTTTCACTGCGAATCTGAAATCTGCTGGTGTCCTCTTATACCAGCCTGTGAATACCTTATCTGATGGAAGCCTGTAAAATGTCACATTAAGTTCTACGGTATTAAAATATTCTGTATAGAATTCGAGCCATTTCCTCTGTGGTAGACCTGAAGGGTAAAAGACACCATCAGCCCAGTGCCTGTAATTATAACCACTTGTTCCGATATAAATAGACATAATGATATTTTAGTTAAAAATATACCATGATTGACAGAATTTGTGTTAAAATTTGGATAAAGAAACGGGAGGGGAAAAGGTGAATGAACTTACAAAATCTCGATAAAAGACTCCCACTTATCCATGAGGCTGACATTAATGAAAAGATTGTCCTCGTCAGGTTTGATCACAATGTTGTAAAGAATGGCATTGTGAGAGACCCTTACAGGATTGACAGGACACTTGGCACCCTCTATAGCATCGTTGAACGTGGAGGGCGACCAATCCTCATGACCCATGTGGGAAGACCCAAAGATAAAAAGACAGGTGAGATAAGGTGCAGCCCTGCGGAATCTGTAGAGCCCATAGTTGAGTATCTCGAACACAAACTCCACACAAAATTTTATATACCAAAATTTAATATTGACCCACAGAAAGGGATAATGGATATTGACACCTCTATTAACCTTGCTATAAAAAACCTGCGTGATAGAAAGATTGGAGGTATATATCTTCCAAATACGAGGTGGTTTCAGGGCGAGGAAGCAGAAGGCTCTCCGAGGGAGAGATTTTCTCTTCAGCTTGCAGGACTTGCAGATATCTATATAAACGATGCCTTTGGTTCCTGGCAGCCCCATGCCTCAACTTATGACATAACAAGATACCTTCCTTCCTATGCAGGTTTCCTCATGCAGCAGGAGATAGAGAACCTGAGTCGCATCATGAACCCTGAGAGACCCTTTGTTGCGGTGGTTGCTGGAGCAAAATACGACACCAAAATAGGTCCCCTCTATGCAATATACGATAAGGTAGATAGTTTAATCCTTGGAGGTGTCATCTACAATACATACATTTGCGCCAAGTATGGTATCTTCATCGAGGGAATTCCTGAAAGAGACATAGGAGCAGCAAAAGACCTTGTGGATATGGACAGGGAAAAAGGCAAGATTGTGGAGCTTCCCTACATCGTTGAATCTGGTACAATGGATGGAAAGATCGAAGGAAAATTCAGAACTATATCCATCAAAGATTTCAAAGAGGGCAAGAAATATGGTTTTATTCTTGATATTGACCCGAGATCTTTTGAAGATAAAAAGGTTTCAGAAACTATAGCCACTGCGAGAACCATCTTTGTCAATGCAGTGATGGGATTCACTCCACACTTCACAGCTGGCTCTGAGGCACTTGACAGAACCATAGATGAGAATACTGTTGCCCTGAAGATGTATGGAGGTGGAGATACCCTCCAGGAGTTCAAGAACCTCTGTCCTGGTCTTTATCTTTCTGTTATGGATAATGCACAATACTATTTCTTTACAGGTGGAGGAACTGTCCTTACCGCTATAGAACAAGGAAGTCCTTATGGATTAAAACCAGTAGAGGCATTAATTCAAAATGCACAGCGAGCGGTTAGCGAACGAATATGAAACAAAGATAATTCCTTACATTTCGAAGCTGAAAGCTTCAAAATAAAGAGAGCGGTAAAAATATAGCCTCTCAGTAAGTCGTAGACAGTTATTTGTTAATTACCTGAATTGCCTTTTTATCATTTACTGTTTTAAGCACACATATCGCAGTCTTGCCCGCACCAGCAGTTCCATAGAGATAGTTGATATTAATACCGGCCGCAGCAATCTTATCAGCCACTTTCTTCATCTCTCCAGGCTTGTTCGGCATCTCCACTGCAATTATATCCTCTTCTTTGATCTCAGCACCGAATTTGCCAAGCGCCTTCTTTGCCTTTGTGTTGCTGTCTGTAATCAGCATAAAATATGCCTTATCTTCCATCTCATAGGCGCAAATAGCATTGATATTAACCTTTGCATCTGATATAACTTTACTGATCTCTGAGAGTAATCCGACCTTGTTTGGCATGATAAGATTCAGCTGTTTTGATTTTTTTGCCTTTGCCATTTTCCTCACCTCCCAAAAATCATTTTACTATTTCCTTCTGGAATGTCAAGCCCAAAATATCTTGATTTTTTACTCCAACCTGTTAAAATAACACCAAAAGCATGGCAGAGGAGAGACCATGTATGAAGAGTTTTTTGGACTCAGAGAGTCACCTTTTAATCTCACACCTGACCCACGATTCCTGTTTCTGAGTCCAAAGCACGAAGAGGCACTATCCAATATACTCTATGGAATAAATGAGAAAAAGGGGTTTATTTTACTTACAGGAGAGATCGGAACAGGAAAGACTACGCTCTGCCGCAAGCTCTTACACTCATTCGACAGCACTGTTCGCAGTGCATTGATACTCAACCCAAATCTTACAACCATAGAGATTCTACAGGCTATAAATCAGGACTTCGGCATACCACTACAGGATGGGCTTAAAAAGAGACTTATAGATGATCTCAATACCTTTCTCCTCGATGCACACTCTGAGGACAAAAATGTCGTATTAATAATAGACGAGGCACAGGACCTTTCACCGGATGCCTTAGAACAGATCAGACTACTCAGTAACCTTGAGACCGAGAAGGAAAAACTACTCCAGATAGTCCTTGTAGGACAGCCTGAACTCAATGAAAAGCTAAAAACGCCACAATTAAAACAGTTAAATCAGAGGATAGCCGTCCGGTATCACCTGCAACCACTAAATAAAAAAGAAACGGAGGAATACATAAACAGAAGGATACAGATCGCCGGTGGAGACTTTTCATTTCCAAAGCAATCGGTAAAAAAGATATATAAGTTCAGTGGTGGGGTACCACGCTTGATAAACCTTGTCTGTGATAGGGCGCTACTTGCTGCATACGCATCTTCAAAAAGGCTGAGAAATAAATTGATCGAAGAGGCTATAGCAGAATTGCAAGGTAAAAAGATAACATATAGAGATAGAGTAGGACTCAGACCTATTCTCGCCGTTCCTGTTATAATAATACTTCTTACTGCAGCTCTTACATTCAAAGAAAATATAAATATTGATATCAGTGGCATAGAAAAGTTTTATTATAAGACTACAGCATTTGTGAGTTCTATTTTAAATAAAGAAGAAGGTAAAGGAAAGCAGGATCAAGCAGAAAAGATGACTATCATTGAAGGATTCGATAAAGATGGAATATTCAGGGTAAATAAGGAAGAAGACTCACCGAAGGCAGTTGTATTCACGCTACTTAAACAATGGGATATAAAGATTTCAGACCTTATGCCTCTGTGGAAAAAACCTATAGATAATCCTCTATCTGCTGCAGACCGTTTTGGTTTTGGTTCATATACTTTTCCTTTATCCATGGAGCGATTAAAAAAGATAGATTTGCCGTGTATAATAGAACTTATAGACGATAAGGAAAATTTTCATCCTGTTGTTGCTGCTGCAATAAGAAGTGATGATGTGGTCATATTTGACCCTCTCTATGGCAAAAAACAATATAAAAAAGATGAATTAGAGAAAAGGTGGAGCGGTAAGGGTATTACCTTATGGAGTAAGATAGATGGAATCGAACTTCCATTTGAACCGAAGGAAGGAACCCAATCGGTAAAAAAACTCCAGGAGTTACTAAAGAAGGCTGGATACTTTCCATACGAACCTACTGGGACAAGGATTCAAAGAACAATCCGAGCACTTAATGAGTTTCAGAAAGCCAATGGGATAAAGGAAGATGGATACCTGGGACCAGAGACTATAGTTTTTCTCTCAAGGATTAATTCGAATAAGAAGATGCCGCGATTAACCAGGGTTGAATAATTTAGGGGGTTGGATTTGAGTATAATCCATGACGCATTAAGAAAGGCCCAGAAAGTCAGTAAAACGGTTGTTACTAAGGAGAGTAAGGATAGGGCAGAGGCATTTCCAGAAGAAAAGAGAGGATTGAGATGGATACTCATACTTGCATTGGTAATCTCTCTTTCTATCCTGGGCTTTATTATAGCTACCCGAACGACGATACTACACAAAATAAGGTATCAACAGTTTCTTGCACCCCTGCAGGAAGTCGTAATCAAAGTTATCAAGAAGGAAAAACCGAGGGAGATAGAAACACCATCTATATCGAAACCATCACCACCTGCACCACCCCATAAAGAGATTGACCATATAAATCTTGGAATGGAATACTACAGGAAAGGTGCTATAAAAGAAGCGATATCGGAATTTAAGACTGCTATAGCAATAAAACCAGACATACCTGAGGTATATAACAATCTCGGTATAGCACTGAGAAGGGCAGGCAGGCTTCAAGAGGCGCTCTCAGCATATAAAGAGGCTATAAGGCTAAGACCTGACTACCCGGAGGCATACAACAATATGGGTGTGGTAAATAACCTCTTGAAGAGATACAATGAGGCTGTGAGCTCTCTTACAGAGGCATTGAGACTTAAACCAAACTATCCTGAAGCACATTTAAACTTAGCCATAGCCTTTGAAAAGTTAGGCAGAATGCCAGAGGCAGAGATGCACTATCATACATTTATGATGTTAGCAGGACCTGAAGATCAGAGGATGGTAGAGATTGTGAGGAGACATCTTCAGGGGTAATGAATATTCTTGGTATAGATACATCTTGTGATGAAACAGCGGCATCTATCGTTAAAGATGGAAAGGTTATCCTCTCAAATATTGTATCCTCACAGGTAGATATACATAAGAAATACGGTGGTATAGTCCCTGAACTTGCTTCGAGAAGCCATATCGAATCAATAATCCCTGTTATAGACGAAGCACTTATGGTCTCTGGAGTAATGCTTAAAGACATATCAGCAATAGCTGTTACCAACGGTCCAGGGCTTATAGGGTCTCTTCTTGTTGGTGTATCGGTTGCAAAGGCTCTCTCATATGCAGCAGGCATCCCCCTTGTAGCAATCAATCATCTCGAAGGACATATCGCATCTCTCTTACCCGAATATGATATAGAGTTTCCATTTGTAGCACTTGTGGTTTCAGGTGGTCATACGAATCTTTACTATACATCTGATATCGGTGATTACAGAGAACTCGGAGTTACAAGAGATGATGCAGCTGGTGAGGCATACGATAAAGTAGCCAAGATGCTCGGACTCGGTTATCCAGGTGGTCCTATTTTAGACAGACTTGCTCAGGAGGGTAATCCTGATGCAATATCGTTCCCGAGGGCGACAGTGCTAGATGGTATGGATTTCAGTTTTAGTGGGCTCAAGACAGCAGTGATGAACTACTTGAAGACAGTGAACAGTGAACAGTGGACAGTGAACAAAAGTCTAATAAAAGACATCGCTGCCAGTTTTCAGGAAGCAGTAGTGGATGTCCTTATTTCAAGACTGATTGAGGCATCAAGGTTAACACAGGTAGAAAGAATTGCCATAACTGGAGGGGTGGCAGCAAACACAACGCTAAGAAAAAAAGCAGAAGAATATGCGGCTTCTGAGGGATTAATGCTATATATTCCTTCACCTCATCTATGCACAGATAATGCCGCAATGATTGCAGTAGCAGGTTATCACTATTTTAAAAAGAATCTATATTCAGATCTAACACTCAATGCAATCGCCTATCTGCCTCTCGGTAGTGTTTCTTAAGACTTTATATTCCCATCAGCTCTCCGAAATCAACAATTGTGATAAACTCTTTTGATTCTTTAATCCGCTTCTTTGAATTTGCCTTTGCCTTAAGGATGATATATTTTATCCCATATTCTTTCGCTGTCCTCAGAACCTCTTCTGTATCATCAATAAGAAAGGTCTTTTCCTTAACAAATCCAAGGCGTTTCTCTGCCTTTTCCCAGAACATAGATGTCTCCTTTGGATAGCCAACATCAAAAGAGGATAGCACTGAGTCAAAGTACCTGCCAATCTCTGTCTTTTTGAGTTTTATGGCAAGGGATTTGTAATGGGCATTTGTTACAAGAAAGACCTTCTTTTTATGCCTTTTTAGCATCTTCAGGAAATCCTCCACATGAGGGTGAACCTCGATGAGGTGTTTTATCTGTTCCTTCAGGGC
This genomic interval carries:
- the polX gene encoding DNA polymerase/3'-5' exonuclease PolX, giving the protein MKNREVVEIFNGIADLLEIMGENPFRIRAYRKAAQNIEALSRDVAEVSEKEGELEQIPGIGKDLAQKIREIISTGRLQYYEDIKKEVPSELVDMLSVPGLGPKTAKLFYERLNIKSIEELEEMASSHRLAGLPGIKEKTEENILRGIQMLKRGKERQPLGRVLPVALDILDRLKMCKEVERISLAGSLRRMKDTIRDIDILATSNHPERVMKVFVNLPQIREVLAHGQTKSSIVTHEGLQVDLRVVEKDSYGAALAYFTGSKTHNIRVREMAMKRGLKINEYGIFREDTGKKIGGKEEEDIFRVIGLPYIPPELREDTGEIEAAQNRRLPDLLELSDIKGDLHVHSKWSDGAHTFEELVAGAIKRGYQYLAITDHSKSLGIARGMTDEDIIKQKGEIYEINKRLRGFRLLAGIEVNIRGDGSLDYTDDILARLDIVVAAIHSGFKQSKEQLTSRIIKAIRNPHVDVIAHPTGRLLGERDAYEVDMGEILREAKKHNTTLEINAYPLRLDLNDTYCKRAKELGVPLIISTDAHIINQLDYMNSGVSVARRGWLEKGDILNTLPAERLMAWLKK
- the dcd gene encoding dCTP deaminase; the protein is MLKNDRWIKKMALEHDMINPFEESQVKSGVISYGLSSYGYDMRIADEFKIFTNINTTIVDPKDFDTRSFVDFKGDICIVPPNSFALGKSVEYFKIPRNILTICLGKSSYARCGIVVNVTPFEPEWEGFVTIEISNTTPLPAKIYANEGIAQVIFFESDEVCEVSYADRKGKYQAQAGITLPKV
- the ilvE gene encoding branched-chain-amino-acid transaminase; this translates as MIIYLNGELVERKDAVVSVFDHGFLYGDGIYETLRAYNGRVFMLDEHIERLFRSASLIKLHLPLSKEEISTAVYITLSANGLKDAYIRITVSRGMGEIGLDPDLCPIPTIVIIARELKGYPEELYEKGIKITIVNVMRNHRDALNPQIKSLNFLNNILAKIEAKDKGAYEGVMLNIDGHLTEGTITNIFFIKDRRLLTPSIDAGILDGITRGIVLKIAREKGMETVEGLFHPEDLYTADEVFITNSTIEILPAIVVDNRKIKDGFPGLITMCLLKIYREVVAESPL
- the pyrF gene encoding orotidine-5'-phosphate decarboxylase; its protein translation is MRSEKNELKPEDRLIVALDVESNEDATRLVGSLREYVNIFKIGHQLFTVEGPRVIEMIHKKGCRVFLDLKYHDIPNTVAKAGAVATRMGVFMFNLHTLGGTEMMQRCKDAVVETSLKLGTQRPLVTGVTILTSIEQETLNELGMPLSVKEQVKHLSAMAYRAGLDGVVASPQEVRMIKDYLGEGFLVVTPGIRTGNLQLKRGNAVDDQKRVMSVRDAIDAGADYIVVGRPIIEADDPVEATKKILKEILHPSSSF
- the pyrE gene encoding orotate phosphoribosyltransferase, whose translation is MKGKIMIAKEKILDILFENNALLKGHFLLSSGLHSPNYLQCALVLQHPEYAEMLCREIAQLFKDKKIDLVTAPALGGIIVAHEVAKALKCRAIFAERVEGILTLRRGFSIKSGERVLIVEDVITTGGSTRETIDVVKRNGGIVVGVGCLIDRSGGNADVSVPYKSLVSFPIPTYTPETCPQCKSGGIPVKPGSRG
- a CDS encoding anthranilate synthase component I family protein, translating into MTSILPSKNEFLRAVRKGKIFPVYTEIAFEEPATVFEKIHAEGHSFLLESVKGIKKIGRYSFLGAEPYLIFRNKGRDTEIIWKGKRILTSSPPLKKLRELMNDYFLERVDGLPPFLCGAVGFIGYDFVHNFERLPQTALDDLNLPDAYFIFVDCIVAFDHYDKKGWIIASPLARKQEFNYDNITGIDWEEYYEESSIRIERLKEKVQGSKIQGSGVRGQGSEKIMNIEINYHMKKEQYMNIVRRTKEYIADGDIFQANLSQRLSAETGDTDAWSLYRILRSINPSPFAAFLDFGECTIVSSSPERLLKVEERTVETRPIAGTRPRGLDDNGDRRMRAELLMNEKERAEHIMLIDLERNDLGRVCDYGSIEVDELMITEDYSHVIHIVSNIKGRLAEGKDCFDVIRAAFPGGTITGVPKVRCMEIIDELEPVTRGPYTGSIGYISFTGDMDLNIIIRTFVIKDGVAYVHAGAGIVADSDPEREYYETLYKAEALIKTIEKVRIKE